A genome region from Cryptosporidium parvum Iowa II chromosome 8, whole genome shotgun sequence includes the following:
- a CDS encoding 60S ribosomal protein L23A, with protein sequence YLLILFIGNTKASSTSATKANAKKTAQAVKNSKRSSTTKIRTRVQFYRPKTLKLQRNPKYERKSIKTQKSLDCYDIIKRPITTESAMKMVETLNTIVFLVNERANKTQIKYAVNKLYDVKVANVNTVNTFGDGKKAFVKLSPDVEAVDVASRIGII encoded by the coding sequence tatttattaatattatttataggTAATACAAAAGCATCATCTACATCTGCAACTAAGGCAAATGCTAAGAAGACTGCTCAAGCAGTAAAGAACTCTAAAAGATCTTCAACAACAAAGATCAGAACAAGAGTTCAATTTTACAGACCAAAGACTTTGAAATTACAAAGAAATCCAAAGTATGAGAGAAAATCCATTAAGACACAAAAGAGTTTGGACTGCtatgatattattaagagGCCAATTACTACAGAATCTGCAATGAAGATGGTTGAAACTTTGAATACTATTGTATTTTTGGTTAATGAGAGAGCTAATAAGACTCAGATTAAGTATGCTGTTAACAAACTTTATGATGTTAAGGTTGCTAATGTTAATACTGTTAATACATTTGGGGATGGTAAGAAGGCATTTGTAAAGCTTTCCCCTGATGTTGAAGCTGTTGATGTAGCAAGCagaattggaattatttaa